The genomic region GGCCACCTGATGGCCGACACGGACCCGCTGGAGTACCGCCAGCGCAGCCACCCCGACCTCGAGATCGAGTCGCACGGGCTCACCCTGTGGGATCTGGACCGCGAGTTCGCGACCGGCGCGTTCGGCCCCGAGGGCCGCCGCTTCATGAAGCTGCGCGACATCCTGGGCATCCTGCGTGACTCCTACTGCCGCACCACCGGCATCGAGTACATGCACATCATGGACCCCGAGCAGCGCCAGTGGATCCAGGAGCGCATCGAGGTCCCCCACGTGAAGCCGCCCCGCGAGGAGCAGCTCCGCATCCTGCTGAAGCTCAACCAGGCCGAGGCCTTCGAGACCTTCCTGCAGACCAAGTTCGTCGGCCAGAAGCGCTTCAGCCTCGAGGGCGGCGAGACCACGATCCCGCTGATCGACGAGATCTGCGAGGCCGCCGCCGAGGCGTCCCTCGACGAGGTCGCGATCGGCATGGCGCACCGCGGTCGCCTCAACGTGCTGGCCAACATCGTCGGCAAGAAGTACTCCCAGATCTTCCGGGAGTTCGAGGGCAACATCGACCCGCGCACCGTCCAGGGCTCCGGCGACGTGAAGTACCACCTCGGCGCCGAGGGCGAGTTCGAGGCCGACTCCGGCGAGACCGTGAAGGTCTCGGTCGCGGCCAACCCCTCGCACCTCGAGGCCGTCGACCCGGTCCTGGAGGGCATCGCCCGCGCCAAGCAGGACGTGCTCGACCGTGGCGCGGCGTACCCGGTCCTGCCGCTGCTCGTGCACGGCGACGCGGCGTTCGCCGGCCAGGGCGTGGTGGCGGAGACGCTGAACCTCTCCCAGCTGCGCGGCTACCGCACCGGCGGCACCATCCACGTGGTCATCAACAACCAGGTCGGCTTCACGACCTCGCCGGGCTCCTCGCGCTCGACGCTGTACAGCACCGACGTGGCCCGCATGGTGCAGGCGCCGATCTTCCACGTGAACGGCGACGACCCGGAGGCGTGCATCCGCGTCGCGCGGCTCGCCTTCGAGTACCGCCAGGCGTTCAACAAGGACGTCGTCATCGACCTGGTCTGCTACCGCCGCCGCGGTCACAACGAGGGCGACGACCCGTCGTACACCCAGCCGCTGATGTATGACCTGATCGAGCAGAAGCGCTCGGTGCGCAAGCTCTACACCGAGTCCCTCATCGGTCGTGGCGACATCACGATCGAGGAGGCCGAGCAGGTCCTGCGCGACTACCAGCAGCAGCTGGAGCGCGTCTTCACCGAGGTCCGCCAGGCCAGCACCGAGCCGCCGGCCGAGTGGACGACCGTTCCGGACTACCCGGAGAAGTCGGTCGGCAAGGCCGCGACCGCGGTCCCCGAGGAGTACCTCAAGCGGATCGCCGACGCCTACGTCACGCCGCCGGAGGGCTTCACCGTCCACCCGAAGGTGATGCCGCAGCTGCAGCGTCGCGCCACCGCGATCACCGACGGCAACATCGACTGGGGCACCGGCGAGATCCTCGCCTTCGGCTCGCTGCTGATGGACGGCCGCCCGGTGCGCCTGGCCGGCCAGGACTCGCGACGCGGCACCTTCGTGCAGCGCTTCGCGACGATCATCGACCGCAAGAACGCCGACGAGTGGACCCCGCTCTCGGCGCTCACCGAGGACCAGGCGAAGTTCCACGTCTACGACTCGCTGCTCAGCGAGTACGCCGCTCTCGGCTTCGAGTACGGCTACTCCGTGGCCCGTCCCGACGCCCTGGTGCTGTGGGAGGCGCAGTTCGGCGACTTCGTCAACGGCGCGCAGACCGTCATCGACGAGTTCATCAGCTCCGGTGAGAGCAAGTGGAACCAGCAGTCCGGCGTCGTCCTGCTGCTGCCCCACGGCTACGAGGGCCAGGGCGCCGACCACTCCTCGGCGCGCATCGAGCGGTTCCTCACGATGGCGGCCGACGAGGCCTTCGTCGTGGCCCAGCCGAGCACGCCGGCGTCGCACTTCCACCTGCTGCGCCAGCACTCCCTCGGCGAGGAGCACCGTCCGCTGATCGTCTTCACCCCGAAGTCGATGCTCAAGCGCAAGGAGGCCGCCTCCAAGCCCGAGGACTTCACCACCGGCACCTTCCGCCCGTTCATCGCCGACGAGAGCGCCGACCCCAACGAGGTCGACACCCTCCTGCTGTGCTCGGGTCGCGTGACCTGGGACCTGATGGTCGAGCGGGCCAAGCGCGAGGACGGCAAGCGCTTCGCGATCGGTCGCGTCGAGCAGCTCTACCCGCGCCCGACCGAGGACATCAAGGCCGAGATCGCGCGCTACCCCCGCCTCAAGGAGGTGCGCTGGGTCCAGGACGAGCCGATGAACATGGGCCCGTGGCCGCACTACGCGCTCAACGTGGTGCCGGAGCTGGACGCCACGGTCGTCGCGGTCACCCGCGAGGAGTCCTCCTCGCCGGCCGTCGGTACCGTCAAGCGCCACCAGGCCGAGCAGAAGGACCTGCTGGGCCGGGCCTTCGCCTGATCAGTCCCACCCTCGTATGGCCCACCGTGCTCTCGCGCACGGTGGGCCATACGCCTTTTCGAGGAGGATCGAGGATGTACTTCACCGACCGTGGCATCGAGGAGCTGGAGAAGCGCCGGGGCGAGGAGGAGGTCACGCTGGCCTGGCTCGCGGACCGGCTCCAGGAGTTCACCGACACCCACCCGGAGTTCGAGACCGCCGTCGAGCGTTTCGCCACCTGGCTGGCCCGCCTCGACGACCCCGAGGACTAGCCCCGTCTAGGGTGCCCGCATGACGACCTACCCCGACCCGCCGTGGGACATGGTGGGCCAGCTCTGGCTCTCGCTGTTCCGCCTGCCCACGCCCGTGGACGACCTGCGCCCGGCAGGCGTGCACGGCGTGGCGTTCGTGCGCTACGAGGAGGGCAGCCCGCTGACCTACTCCGAGCTGCTGGTGGCCCGCCCGATCAGCGGGCCCCACGGCCGGCGGGTGTCGATCTCCGACATCTGGGTCGACTCCCCCGCCTCCGTCGCCGGCGGTCGTGAGCTGTGGGCGATCCCGAAGCTGATCGCCGAGCTCTCCTCCTCGTCCGTGCGGCGCGGCCCGGTCTCCCACACGGAGTGGAGCGCCGTCACCGGGTCCCAGCCGATCGTCCAGGCGCGCTTCGGCGACGTCTCCGGCGTCGCGCTGCGTACGCCTTTTCGTGGCGGCACCTGGCAGCCCGGCATCGCCGACACCGGCGGGCAGGAGCGCACCGCCGAGCTCACCGGCTCCGCCAAGGCGCTGCCGTGCCGCGCCCAGTGGGACTTCGCCACCGATGGTCCCCTCGCCTGGCTCTCCGGCGCCCGCCAGCTCGCGTCGTTCCGGATGACCGACTTCCGGATGTCGTTCACCTGACCCGCTCGCCGAGTCGCGGCCGACTCGCGGCTGGGCTCAGCGGGGGCGGAGGGTGAGGTCGGTGAGGGTGGCGTCCCCGGGCAGGTCGAGGACGTGGAGGATCGCGTCGACGACGGTGGCCGGGTCGATCCAGGCACCGGGGTCGTAGTCACGCCCCTCCTGGCGGTGCACCTCCTCCTGCATGGCGGTGGCGACGCGTCCGGGGTAGATCGAGGAGACCCGCACGCCGCGGTCCTGCTCCTCCGCGCGCAGCGCGTCGGCGAGGGCGCGCAGTCCGTGCTTCGAGGCCGAGTACGCCGCCCAGTGCGGGTTGGCCCGCAGTCCCGAGCCCGAGTTGACGAAGACAGCCGTGCCGCGGGCGCTCCGCAGCGCCGGGAGCGCGATCCGGGTCAGCACGGCCGGCGCGACGAGGTTGACCGTGAGGGTGTCCTGCCACGCGCCGGCCGTGAGCTCCCCCACCTCGCCCAGCTCGACCACGCCCGCTGCGTGGACCACCGAGTCCAGGGAGTCCGGCAGCGCGCCCGCGAGCCCCTCGACCGCAGACGGGTCGGCCAGGTCGGCCACGAGCACCTCGGCGCCCGGCACCCCGGCCCGCAGGTCCTCGGCGCGGGCGGCCGAGCGGGCCACCAGCACGAGCTCGTCGCCCCGAGCTGCCAGCCGCTCGGCCAGCAGGCGCCCGATGCCCGAGCCGGCACCGGTCACCAGGTGCCGGGCGCTCATCGGGTCAGCACGACCTTGCCGAACAGGTCACCGGCGGCCATCGCGGCGAACCCCTCGCGGGCCTCGGTCATCGGCAGCGTCCGGTCGATCAGCGGCCGCGCCCCCGTGGCGTCGCAGAGGTTGACCAGCGCGGCCAGCTCCTCGCGGGTGCCCATGGTGGAGCCGACCACCCGCAGCTGGAGGAAGAAGATCCGGGTCAGCTCGGCGTCGTCGAGCTGCGCGCCCGAGGTCGTGCCCGAGATGACGATCGCGCCACCGGGGCGCAGCGAGCGCACCGAGTGCGACCAGGTCGCGCGCCCGACGGTCTCCATCACGGCGTCGACCTTGATCGGCAGCCGTGCGCCCGACTCGAACACCTCGTGGGCGCCGAGCTCGAGGGCCCGCGCCCGCTTGGCCTCGTCGCGGCTGGTGGCGAACACCCGCAGCCCGCCGGCACGCGCCAGCGTGATCAGCGCGGTCGCGACGCCGCCGCCGGCACCCTGCACCAGCACGGTGTCGCCGGCCTTGAGCCCGCCCTGGGTGAACAGCATCCGGTAGGCGGTGAGCCAGGCGGTCGGCAGGCAGGCCGCCTCCTCGAAGGACATCGTGGCCGGCTTGCGCACGATGTTGCGGCGCGGGACGACGACGGTCTCGGCGAAGGTGCCCTGGTGGCGCTCGGAGAGGATCGAGCGCCGCGGGTCGAGGGTGTCGTCGCCGGTCCAGCCCGGGTCGTTGACCACCGCGTGCACGACGACCTCGTTGCCGTCCTCGTCGTACCCGGCCGCGTCGCAGCCCAGGATCATCGGCAGCGCCTCCTGGCGCAGCCCCACGCCGCGCAGCGACCAGAGGTCGTGGTGGTTGAGCGAGGCGGCCTTGACGCTCACCCGCGCCCATCCGTCGGGCACGACCGGGTCGGGGCGCTCGCCCAGCTTCAGGACCGAGACCGGGTCGTCAGGGGAGAACTCATCGGCGTAGACGGCAAACATGGTGCCGACCCTAGCGAGCGGGTCGGCACCATGTGCGGCGGTTCAGGGTCGGGCGGTGGGCCCGGGGTGCGCATTCCCGCGCAATTGCTGGGAAAAGCACCCCCCGGCGGGAGAAACAGGTACTTCTCCCAGCAATTGCGCAGTTGTACGCGGGCCCCGGGTCAGCGCCGGGTCAGCGCCGGGCCACGCCGTCGCGGCGGGCGGCGGCGGCCACGGCGGCGGCCACGGCCGGGCCGACCCGGGGGTCGAACGGCGAGGGGATGATCATGTCCTCGCGCAGGTCGTCGCCCACCAGGCCGGCGATCGCCTGGGCCGCCGCGAGCTTCATGCCCTCGGTGATCGCGCGGGCGTGCGCGTCGAAGGCCCCGCGGAAGATGCCCGGGAACGCGAGCACGTTGTTGATCTGGTTGGGGTAGTCCGACCGGCCGGTCGCCACCACGCGTGCGTACTTGTGCGCGATGTCGGGGTGCACCTCGGGGGTGGGGTTGGCCAGCCCGAAGATGATCGCGTCCGCCGCCATCGTGGCGACGTGCTCCTCGGGCACGGTGCCGCCGGAGACGCCGATGTAGACGTCGGCACCGACGAGCACGTCGGCCAGCTGGCCGGTGCGACCGGTGCGGTCGGCGGTGAGCTCGGCGAGGGCCCGCTTGACAGGGGTCAGGTCATCGCGCGAGGAGTGCAGCACGCCCTTGCGGTCGATGACCGCGATGTCGGGGATCCCCGCCTCGAGCAGGATCTTGGTGACCGCGACCCCGGCCGCGCCGGCGCCGCCGATCACCACCCGGGTGTCGGCGTGGGTGCGGCCGGTGAGGCGCAGCGCGTTCTCCAGCGCCGCAAGGGCCACCACGGCGGTGCCGTGCTGGTCGTCGTGGAAGACGGGGATGTCGAGGCGCTCCTTGAGCCGGTCCTCGATCTCGAAGCAGCGCGGCGCCGAGATGTCCTCGAGGTTGATGCCGCCGAAGCTCGGAGCCAGGCGGACCACCGTCTCGATGATCTCCTCGGTGTCGGTGGTGTCCAGGCAGATCGGCACCCCGTCCACGCCGCCGAACTGCTTGAACAGCACGGCCTTGCCCTCCATCACCGGCACCGCGGCGGCCGGACCGATGTCGCCCAGCCCGAGCACGGCGGTGCCGTCGGTCACGACGGCCACGGTGTTGGGGACCCAGGTGTAGACCTGCGTGAGCTCGGGGTCCGCAGCGATCGCCTCACAGACGCGCGCGACCCCGGGGGTGTAGGCGAGGGAGAGGTCGTCGCGACCGGCCAGCGGCACGGTGCAGGCGACCTCCATCTTGCCGCCGACGTGCAGGTCGAAGACCGGGTCGCCGGCGAACGGGTGGCTCGGGTGGACAGGTGCTGCGCTCATCTGGGGAGGACAACTTTCCAGGCGCCGGGAGGCGCCGCGTCGGAGGACGGAGCAACGCGTTCGGCGCGGCGGGTGTGCGCCAACCACGGATCCGGTACGGGATGGGGATCGGGGTTCGCCCAGTCTGGCACAGCCCGCTCCTCTCACTGAGTGATGAGATCGACCCAGTGAGATGTGCGATCGCTCACAGATCACGTGACTCGCGAGTACGCCGCGAGCGGCTCAGCGCAGCCGCGAGGGGCGCGGCCACAGCCGCGCGCGAACCACCGCGAGCACGTCCTGCTCGGCCACCGGGCCGCGGTGCCGGGAGTCGACCCCCTCGGCCGGGTTGTCGCTCAGCAGCCACCAACCAGGGTCACCGGCGCGGGTCGAGCGCCGCTCCACCGCCCGCTTGACCGCGAGCGTCCCGTCGGCGAAACGGGCCACCACGAGGCGCCCCGGTCCCGGCCGGCCGTGGTGGTCGATGAGCAGCCGGTCCCCCGGCGCGAGCAGCGGGCGCATCGACTCCCCCCGGACATGCGCGATCCCCAGGCGGGGTACTCGTGTCGCCAGACGGCGGTTGCTTCGTGCTCGCACTGTCACCCGAGTAGTGTCCCAGTCGAGCCTCTGGCTCCGTGACCGTCGTACGGTCGATTCCCCACAGATGTCAGATGAGAGGACACGCATGTTCGCGCGACTGTTCGCACCCACCCTCGAGGTTTCCGCCCACTGCGACCTGCCGTGCGGCGTGTACGACCCCGCTCAGGCCCGCATCGAGGCCGAGTCGATCAAGGCGATCATCGCCAAGGTCGCGGACAACGACGACCCGGACTTCCGCACCCGTGCCGTCCTGATCAAGGAGCAGCGCTCCGACCTGGTCAAGCACCACCTCTGGGTGCTGTGGACCGACTACTTCAAGGCGCCGCACTTCGAGAAGTACCCGCAGCTGCACCAGCTGTTCAACGAGGCGACCAAGCTCGCCGGCGGTGGCGGCGGCACCAAGGCCGTCTTCGACGCCGAGGTCGCCGACCAGCTGCTCGCGAAGATCGACGAGATCGCCGAGATCTTCTGGGAGACCAAGAAGGCCTGATCGCCCATGGCGTACGCCGGGGCCGGTCTGCGGGGACACCCGCGGATCGGCCCCGCGCCCATTTCGGGCCCCGTTCCGCGCCGCCCGGTGGGCCTGGGTCACCGACGCGCACGCCGTCGTCTAGGGTCAGGGGTCCTCACCAGTCCCGCAGCTCGTCGAAGGAAGACATCCATGGCACCGTCCACCGCCGGGTCACGGGGGAAGCGCGCCGACGTGGAGTTCCGGCTGCCCGCCGACGGAGCCTACGTCTCGGTCCTGCGCACCGCGACCGCCGCCATCGCGGCCCGCCTCGACCTCACGATCGACGACATCGAGGACCTCCGCGTGGCCGTCGGCGAGGCCGGGGCGCTGCTGCTGCCCGAGGCCGACGAGGCCGCCGACCTGCACTGCCTGTTCTACCTGCGTCCCGGCAAGCTGGTCGTCACCGTCGGGGTGGACTCGCGCCATCCCTCCACCCCGGACCGCGAGAGCTTCGCCTGGCAGGTGCTGACCACGCTGACCGACCTCACCGAGGTCGAGTACGCCGACGGCCACCTCGCCATCACCATGTCGATGACCTCCTCGGCGCTCGGCTCGCCCGGTGCAGCACGAGGCGCCGGCCTGGACGTCTGATGTGTGAGGAACCCGGCACTCCCGACACCCCCCTGCCGCCCACGGCGGCGGAGGTCACCCGCCGGCGCAGCGCCGAGCTGTTCGCCATCCTGCGTGATGAGTCCAGCTCGGAGTCGTCCCGCGAGGAGGCGCGCAACGCGCTGGTCCACCTCCATCTGCCGCTGGTCGATCACTGCGCGCGCCGCTTCCGCAACCGCGGCGAGCCGTTCGAGGACCTGGTCCAGGTCGGCACCATCGGACTGATCAAGTCCGTCGACCGCTTCGACCTCGACCGCGGGGTCGAGTTCTCCACCTACGCGACCCCGACGATCATCGGCGAGATCAAGCGCTACTTCCGCGACAAGGGCTGGGCGATCCGGGTGCCCCGGCGCCTGCAGGAGCTGCGGATGCAGATCGGCACCGCCACCGCCGAGCTCACCCAGACCCTCGGCCGCTCCCCCACGGCACGCGAGCTGGCCGAGGCGATCGGCTGCACGGTCGAGGAGATCGTCGAGGGCATCGACTCCAGCAACGCCTACAGCACCCTCTCCCTCGACGCCGCTGCCGACGACTCCGAGAACGGCGCGGCGAGCATGCTCGACGCGATCGGCATCGAGGACGCCGGCCTCGCGCACGTGGAGGTCCGCGAGTCGATCAAGCCGCTGCTGGACCGCCTCGACCCGCGCGAGAAGAAGATCCTGCTGCTGCGCTTCTTCAAGAACATGACGCAGTCCCAGATCGCCGCAGAGATCGGCGTCTCCCAGATGCACGTGTCCCGGCTGCTGACCCGCACCCTCGTGCAGCTGCGCAGCTCGCTGGAGCAGCAGGACTGATCAGCGCGCGGTCACTCGCGCCCTTGACCCGTCGGGTCGTCGATGAGCGCGCGGGTGCTGGCCGGGTGCAGAAGACACACCAGCACGACGACCGCGACGACTGCGAGCAGCACCGCGACCAACGTCGTGTCCCCGCCCAGGAAGCTCCAGGCGAGACCGAGCTGGATGAGCTGGGTGAGGATGATCGGCGCACGCGCCCACGGCGCCAGCCGGGTCAGGAACCA from Nocardioides sp. dk884 harbors:
- a CDS encoding SDR family oxidoreductase, whose protein sequence is MSARHLVTGAGSGIGRLLAERLAARGDELVLVARSAARAEDLRAGVPGAEVLVADLADPSAVEGLAGALPDSLDSVVHAAGVVELGEVGELTAGAWQDTLTVNLVAPAVLTRIALPALRSARGTAVFVNSGSGLRANPHWAAYSASKHGLRALADALRAEEQDRGVRVSSIYPGRVATAMQEEVHRQEGRDYDPGAWIDPATVVDAILHVLDLPGDATLTDLTLRPR
- the sodN gene encoding superoxide dismutase, Ni, yielding MFARLFAPTLEVSAHCDLPCGVYDPAQARIEAESIKAIIAKVADNDDPDFRTRAVLIKEQRSDLVKHHLWVLWTDYFKAPHFEKYPQLHQLFNEATKLAGGGGGTKAVFDAEVADQLLAKIDEIAEIFWETKKA
- a CDS encoding S24/S26 family peptidase; this encodes MTVRARSNRRLATRVPRLGIAHVRGESMRPLLAPGDRLLIDHHGRPGPGRLVVARFADGTLAVKRAVERRSTRAGDPGWWLLSDNPAEGVDSRHRGPVAEQDVLAVVRARLWPRPSRLR
- a CDS encoding DUF6104 family protein encodes the protein MYFTDRGIEELEKRRGEEEVTLAWLADRLQEFTDTHPEFETAVERFATWLARLDDPED
- a CDS encoding NAD(P)-dependent malic enzyme encodes the protein MSAAPVHPSHPFAGDPVFDLHVGGKMEVACTVPLAGRDDLSLAYTPGVARVCEAIAADPELTQVYTWVPNTVAVVTDGTAVLGLGDIGPAAAVPVMEGKAVLFKQFGGVDGVPICLDTTDTEEIIETVVRLAPSFGGINLEDISAPRCFEIEDRLKERLDIPVFHDDQHGTAVVALAALENALRLTGRTHADTRVVIGGAGAAGVAVTKILLEAGIPDIAVIDRKGVLHSSRDDLTPVKRALAELTADRTGRTGQLADVLVGADVYIGVSGGTVPEEHVATMAADAIIFGLANPTPEVHPDIAHKYARVVATGRSDYPNQINNVLAFPGIFRGAFDAHARAITEGMKLAAAQAIAGLVGDDLREDMIIPSPFDPRVGPAVAAAVAAAARRDGVARR
- a CDS encoding zinc-binding dehydrogenase, with protein sequence MFAVYADEFSPDDPVSVLKLGERPDPVVPDGWARVSVKAASLNHHDLWSLRGVGLRQEALPMILGCDAAGYDEDGNEVVVHAVVNDPGWTGDDTLDPRRSILSERHQGTFAETVVVPRRNIVRKPATMSFEEAACLPTAWLTAYRMLFTQGGLKAGDTVLVQGAGGGVATALITLARAGGLRVFATSRDEAKRARALELGAHEVFESGARLPIKVDAVMETVGRATWSHSVRSLRPGGAIVISGTTSGAQLDDAELTRIFFLQLRVVGSTMGTREELAALVNLCDATGARPLIDRTLPMTEAREGFAAMAAGDLFGKVVLTR
- a CDS encoding multifunctional oxoglutarate decarboxylase/oxoglutarate dehydrogenase thiamine pyrophosphate-binding subunit/dihydrolipoyllysine-residue succinyltransferase subunit is translated as MPQSSGNQTPTSSHEPSADDFGANEWLVEEMYDRYQKDPSSVDATWVSYFEANGKNGATAPAKTAPSKAQAAPAKAPQKAAQKTAQQAEPKAEAKPAPVAKPRPAAKAAEPAKGTSNPVPKESRPAEPSAAKDEPTYTVLRGAPARTAKNMDESLTVPTATSVRSVPVKLLWDNRTVINNHLARARGGKVSFTHLIGYALVQAVKQMPEMNVGFDVVDGKPNLITPPHINLGLAIDVPKPDGSRQLLVPAIKAAETMDFAGFWTAYEDIVRKARDNKLTVADFQGTSISLTNPGGIGTSHSVPRLMKGQGAIIGVGAMEYPPEWQGASAEAIARNAISKVMTLTSTYDHRVIQGAQSGEFLKVLHGLLLGQNGFYDEIFRSLRIPYEPIRWSHDISASHDDEISKQARILELIHAYRVRGHLMADTDPLEYRQRSHPDLEIESHGLTLWDLDREFATGAFGPEGRRFMKLRDILGILRDSYCRTTGIEYMHIMDPEQRQWIQERIEVPHVKPPREEQLRILLKLNQAEAFETFLQTKFVGQKRFSLEGGETTIPLIDEICEAAAEASLDEVAIGMAHRGRLNVLANIVGKKYSQIFREFEGNIDPRTVQGSGDVKYHLGAEGEFEADSGETVKVSVAANPSHLEAVDPVLEGIARAKQDVLDRGAAYPVLPLLVHGDAAFAGQGVVAETLNLSQLRGYRTGGTIHVVINNQVGFTTSPGSSRSTLYSTDVARMVQAPIFHVNGDDPEACIRVARLAFEYRQAFNKDVVIDLVCYRRRGHNEGDDPSYTQPLMYDLIEQKRSVRKLYTESLIGRGDITIEEAEQVLRDYQQQLERVFTEVRQASTEPPAEWTTVPDYPEKSVGKAATAVPEEYLKRIADAYVTPPEGFTVHPKVMPQLQRRATAITDGNIDWGTGEILAFGSLLMDGRPVRLAGQDSRRGTFVQRFATIIDRKNADEWTPLSALTEDQAKFHVYDSLLSEYAALGFEYGYSVARPDALVLWEAQFGDFVNGAQTVIDEFISSGESKWNQQSGVVLLLPHGYEGQGADHSSARIERFLTMAADEAFVVAQPSTPASHFHLLRQHSLGEEHRPLIVFTPKSMLKRKEAASKPEDFTTGTFRPFIADESADPNEVDTLLLCSGRVTWDLMVERAKREDGKRFAIGRVEQLYPRPTEDIKAEIARYPRLKEVRWVQDEPMNMGPWPHYALNVVPELDATVVAVTREESSSPAVGTVKRHQAEQKDLLGRAFA
- a CDS encoding RNA polymerase sigma factor SigF; its protein translation is MCEEPGTPDTPLPPTAAEVTRRRSAELFAILRDESSSESSREEARNALVHLHLPLVDHCARRFRNRGEPFEDLVQVGTIGLIKSVDRFDLDRGVEFSTYATPTIIGEIKRYFRDKGWAIRVPRRLQELRMQIGTATAELTQTLGRSPTARELAEAIGCTVEEIVEGIDSSNAYSTLSLDAAADDSENGAASMLDAIGIEDAGLAHVEVRESIKPLLDRLDPREKKILLLRFFKNMTQSQIAAEIGVSQMHVSRLLTRTLVQLRSSLEQQD
- a CDS encoding anti-sigma factor translates to MAPSTAGSRGKRADVEFRLPADGAYVSVLRTATAAIAARLDLTIDDIEDLRVAVGEAGALLLPEADEAADLHCLFYLRPGKLVVTVGVDSRHPSTPDRESFAWQVLTTLTDLTEVEYADGHLAITMSMTSSALGSPGAARGAGLDV
- a CDS encoding acetoacetate decarboxylase family protein; this encodes MTTYPDPPWDMVGQLWLSLFRLPTPVDDLRPAGVHGVAFVRYEEGSPLTYSELLVARPISGPHGRRVSISDIWVDSPASVAGGRELWAIPKLIAELSSSSVRRGPVSHTEWSAVTGSQPIVQARFGDVSGVALRTPFRGGTWQPGIADTGGQERTAELTGSAKALPCRAQWDFATDGPLAWLSGARQLASFRMTDFRMSFT